DNA from Malus sylvestris chromosome 11, drMalSylv7.2, whole genome shotgun sequence:
TCTCTTTATTCATATAATGCAGATTTTAGCTACTTGAAATTTGTACGTAACGCAACTGATCTACCATTGCAAGAAAAATACGACTACATTGTGGTTGGAGGGGGCACGGCAGGGTGCCCATTGGCAGCAACTTTATCCGCGAACTACTCCGTGCTCCTCCTAGAAAGGGGAGATATTCCCACAGCATATCCAAACGTGTTGAGTAACGCTGGGATTCTTGCAAATTTCATGCAAGAAGATGACGGTAAGACGCCGGCCCAGAGGTTCACATCAGAAGATGGTGTAGCTTTTGTAAGAGGACGGGTCCTAGGCGGGTCAAGTATGATCAATATTGGTCTTTACTCAAGAGCCGACAGTGAATTCCTCAAGAAATCAGGAATTAAATTGGACATGAACTTAGTCAATAATTCATATGAATGGGTTGAAAACACTCTAGTGTTCCGTCCGAATTTATCACACTGGCAATCTGTTGTGAAAGATGCATTGTTAGAAGCTGGTGTTCGTCCAGACAATGGACTTACTTTGGATCACATTAAGGGAACTAAAATCACGGGTACAATCTTTGACAATCGTGGAAGAAGACATGGAGCTGTGGAACTGCTTAATAAAGGACATCCAAAAAACCTGAGAGTTGCAATTCATGCCGCAGTTGAGAGGATCCTTTTCTCTTCCAAAGCATCAGGTATGCTAACATTTGATATATACAATTAAAGGCCATTTAGATTTCTATACTTGGATAAGATGAGTTAaggtttttcatatttttcattaaatCAATTTTAGATTGGATTTTGATTGGACTTTGATTTTGACCTTGTATGTTGCGTACATATTACTGTGCATATACATATGTGTAAGTACATTAATATGTTtcgaaaaacaaaaaccaaatctaTCATGGCGTTACAAAGAAAAACTCTTTAATacatttaaagaatttgaatttgaatttgaatctaATCTATATATTTAATTACTTGCAAATTAAATATTAGTTCAATTCTAATATCGATTTAATGCAGGTTTGTCAGCTAAAGGAATCATATACAGTGATCTTAACGGGAGGTCTCATCGGGCATTGATACGTGGTAAGGGTGAAGTTATATTGAGTGCAGGGGCAATTGGGAGTCCTCAACTTCTGCTACTTAGTGGTGTTGGCTCGAAGTCCTACTTTTCATCTCTTAAAATCCCAGTTGTTCACCCACAACCTTACGTTGGGCAGTTTATGCGTGACAATCCTCGTAATTACATTACCATTTTGCCCCCATTTCAACTAGAACCTTCTACTGCACAGATTGCTGGTATCACAAGTGATTACTATATAGAGACTTTCTCCGGCTTGCCATTTTCTACTCCGGCCTTTAGTCTTTTCCCTAATCCAACCATTCCCATGACGATAAATTCAACTTTCGGGCACATTGTTGTAAAACATCCAGCACCCTTGTCCTATGGTTCTCTTAAATTGCAATCTTCCTCTGATGTCAAAGTCGGCCCAAATGTCAAATTCAACTACTTTGCACAGAAGCCAGACCTTTCTCGTTGTGTTAGTGCCGTGAGGAAAATTGGTGATTTATTAAAAACAAACTCATTGAAACCGTTTAAGACTCAAGATTTACCAGGTGAAGAAGGTTTTAACTTTTTTGGACCGTCTTTACCAATGAACCAGTCAGATGTTGCATCATTTGAAACCTTTTGTCGAAATACAGTAGCCACATTTTGGCATTACCATGGTGGATGCCTGGTCGGAAGGGTAGTTGATGGAGATTTGCGGGTCATGGGGATCAAGGCATTACGTGTTGTTGATGGATCTGTATTCAAAAGTTTATCACCAGGGACCAATCCTCAGGCTACTCTTATGATGTTAGGCAGGTATGCATGCTACATACATTCAAATAAATCCATAAGAAATTACCTTTACTTAATACAACTACTTAATCATTTTTAACTAAATAATCCTCCGAAATATAAATTATTTGgttattttgttttccttttttttttcatataagaATATATTGTTGTTGTTTTCCCACTCCAAATTCTGTTCTTCGGGCAGGTACGTTGGCCTTCGAATGCTGGAAGAAAGATCAGTCTGCAAGGTCGTTGATCATAATTCAACATTTCAACCGTATATTGGATTTCTTTAATATCAAAATGACACGTTTCTTTaaggggtgtgttatccacacaccccattttacttctcacacaccccttaataatttttatctgttgatcttcttcaattcatccgatccgacgatcgaaaattaaaaaggtgtgtgagaagtaaaatgggatgtgtgaatatcacaccccttctTTAAGACTATAGTTAATTTGTCATGTAATAAATTGAAGATTATTCAATGGTTTAGTGTTATGGTTTTTACTCAAGACAAACTCAGTTAATAAGGTCATGATGTCGCTTCAATGACCCAACTGCAAAGCCAGCAATAAAAATTAGCCCTACTCCTGAAATTCATTATGTACTAAATTGTCCGAATGTTGATATTTTATCTGTTATTGATATTTCGTCGAtgcatttttatattttgtcgATATGGATAAATCCTAAGTTAAGAAAATTTCGTCAAAAAGAGCTATAATTGAATACATTTTTTAAGCAGGgctattttttattggtgatttTTTTGCCAAGGCTATTATTAGACCAAATTTCCCTTCgttttatcttattttttttccttctttttaaattgtttttagtCAATATATACTTGTCTCAGTTGACCTTCAAAGTAATTTTTTTGGAGGACTTCTCAAATTAACGAGAGCAAGTTTATATTAAAGGAGACGTTGGATGTGATCTCTAATTATTaatgttttttaattaaaatctttgtggttttcagtttttgatcgaagtctttgacattaatgtaataatgtatttttaatttttaaataaaacccattatttatgggataaaaaatattaaagataaattatactctccaatatattgtgtatatatatatacacatgcaTGGGTATgttcatcaaaactaaccaaaaaattattgcacCAAAACATGGGATAcatttttcaaatatatatatatatatatatatatatatatatatatatatattaggcttaataacattattaaatttcttctattaaacttgacatggatacattctcaaatcatagaatgtacccatataagttaaaaaagtggattagaaaaaagattgaatgaattttatatttaaaaaaaaggtacattaaaattgaagaattatatgaatgggtacatataagataaaaaaattgaacttttttataaaaaaaattaatgggtacaaacttattctaattttatttttttatattttggaaatgttttgaattgaaaattaattaggagtttaataaataTGTGAGTATTTAAAccctaaatcaattactaatttttattttaaaaaattatgtaactgacatttaattcattaatacaTTAATACTAGAGACTTTgattgacacatcccgacccggaatgtccacaaggactccgaatcgagctgtgttggccgacacctagaaggtgacgaagccacaAAGTGTAAAGAtgtggaaaaatatgaataaatttgaacctcagagtgcctaaataccagagtgcgctgtgagcggaaatgaacccatttcacacgtgacgttagagcataagtaaagtacagtagagtagATTGAAAATCATACCATTAAGGGTAATCTCCCATATCAAGACTTGCCCcaaatcctcgtcgatacgaaagctcagctaataaaacctggagggtgaaaacaaaataaaggtgAGTGGTCTtggtaataaaattttaatagaaaccatatagAACATTATAACTCAtcgctacaacacctgtatagtttccagaaaaatcataaatataccacaacacaaaatctcatcagcaatatcaataatcgtgtgattaataacccatactagcacgcaagtcAGAGTCATCTATGGTGACCTATACGActg
Protein-coding regions in this window:
- the LOC126591179 gene encoding (R)-mandelonitrile lyase 2-like isoform X1, with the protein product MGSHNPKYSEKNMSCFENNMEKSAIAAILLLLYFFVFCPQPMVHSFATPYDVEDFSYLKFVRNATDLPLQEKYDYIVVGGGTAGCPLAATLSANYSVLLLERGDIPTAYPNVLSNAGILANFMQEDDGKTPAQRFTSEDGVAFVRGRVLGGSSMINIGLYSRADSEFLKKSGIKLDMNLVNNSYEWVENTLVFRPNLSHWQSVVKDALLEAGVRPDNGLTLDHIKGTKITGTIFDNRGRRHGAVELLNKGHPKNLRVAIHAAVERILFSSKASGLSAKGIIYSDLNGRSHRALIRGKGEVILSAGAIGSPQLLLLSGVGSKSYFSSLKIPVVHPQPYVGQFMRDNPRNYITILPPFQLEPSTAQIAGITSDYYIETFSGLPFSTPAFSLFPNPTIPMTINSTFGHIVVKHPAPLSYGSLKLQSSSDVKVGPNVKFNYFAQKPDLSRCVSAVRKIGDLLKTNSLKPFKTQDLPGEEGFNFFGPSLPMNQSDVASFETFCRNTVATFWHYHGGCLVGRVVDGDLRVMGIKALRVVDGSVFKSLSPGTNPQATLMMLGRYVGLRMLEERSVCKVVDHNSTFQPYIGFL
- the LOC126591179 gene encoding (R)-mandelonitrile lyase 2-like isoform X2 gives rise to the protein MSCFENNMEKSAIAAILLLLYFFVFCPQPMVHSFATPYDVEDFSYLKFVRNATDLPLQEKYDYIVVGGGTAGCPLAATLSANYSVLLLERGDIPTAYPNVLSNAGILANFMQEDDGKTPAQRFTSEDGVAFVRGRVLGGSSMINIGLYSRADSEFLKKSGIKLDMNLVNNSYEWVENTLVFRPNLSHWQSVVKDALLEAGVRPDNGLTLDHIKGTKITGTIFDNRGRRHGAVELLNKGHPKNLRVAIHAAVERILFSSKASGLSAKGIIYSDLNGRSHRALIRGKGEVILSAGAIGSPQLLLLSGVGSKSYFSSLKIPVVHPQPYVGQFMRDNPRNYITILPPFQLEPSTAQIAGITSDYYIETFSGLPFSTPAFSLFPNPTIPMTINSTFGHIVVKHPAPLSYGSLKLQSSSDVKVGPNVKFNYFAQKPDLSRCVSAVRKIGDLLKTNSLKPFKTQDLPGEEGFNFFGPSLPMNQSDVASFETFCRNTVATFWHYHGGCLVGRVVDGDLRVMGIKALRVVDGSVFKSLSPGTNPQATLMMLGRYVGLRMLEERSVCKVVDHNSTFQPYIGFL